A portion of the Dehalococcoidales bacterium genome contains these proteins:
- a CDS encoding DUF1330 domain-containing protein yields the protein MKVSNAVTPSPEQIQAFLASDLSGPVCMVNLLEFKPMAEYEDGRESNLPGREAYSLYGAQMREFCESKGCRFLFAGAVRQMIIGSVEEEWDAVAIVEYPSKEAFVEIALSPEVQEISIHRSAGLAGQLLIATTDGRIS from the coding sequence ATGAAGGTATCGAACGCCGTCACGCCATCGCCAGAGCAGATTCAAGCATTCCTCGCCAGCGACCTAAGCGGCCCGGTCTGCATGGTGAATCTCCTCGAGTTCAAGCCGATGGCGGAATACGAAGATGGGCGGGAGTCCAACCTACCCGGCAGGGAGGCTTACAGTCTGTACGGTGCGCAGATGCGCGAGTTCTGTGAGTCCAAGGGGTGCCGGTTCCTGTTTGCCGGCGCGGTGAGGCAGATGATTATCGGCTCCGTGGAAGAAGAATGGGACGCCGTCGCCATCGTCGAGTATCCGTCCAAAGAGGCCTTCGTGGAGATAGCCCTGTCGCCGGAGGTTCAGGAGATCAGCATACACCGATCGGCGGGACTGGCCGGACAATTACTGATCGCCACGACTGATGGTCGCATCAGCTAG
- a CDS encoding TetR/AcrR family transcriptional regulator, which yields MKDTQLGTDIRTYSDNEALVAERRQHIVACAINVFLKKGYHGTTMRELARACAISEGSIYRYIGSKDNILHLICTARARGIERLEGFFHELDAVSPTEALEACINTCFMWAESSRDYNLFFNREISHFSSEDRHTLLEDQVAMVHFFEKRLIDGIEAGEFQMESPLLVAHDILMKIHDWGMRRWFLKQYVTLEEYAGIHTRLILRSIRVEADYDAGHKQDSANR from the coding sequence ATGAAGGATACTCAGTTGGGAACGGACATCCGTACGTACAGTGATAATGAAGCTCTGGTAGCGGAACGCCGGCAGCATATTGTCGCATGTGCTATCAATGTGTTCCTGAAAAAGGGCTACCACGGAACGACCATGCGGGAATTGGCCAGAGCATGTGCCATATCCGAGGGGTCCATCTATCGTTACATCGGCTCGAAAGATAACATTCTCCACCTGATATGCACGGCAAGGGCACGTGGGATTGAACGACTCGAAGGCTTTTTTCATGAACTTGATGCTGTCAGCCCGACTGAAGCCCTTGAAGCATGTATAAACACCTGCTTCATGTGGGCAGAGAGTAGCCGGGACTACAACCTCTTCTTTAACCGGGAAATCAGCCATTTCTCTAGTGAAGACAGACACACGTTGCTGGAAGACCAGGTTGCTATGGTGCACTTCTTTGAAAAGCGGCTGATTGACGGCATCGAGGCGGGAGAATTCCAGATGGAGTCACCTCTGCTGGTAGCCCACGACATCCTCATGAAAATCCACGACTGGGGAATGAGGCGGTGGTTCCTGAAACAGTACGTCACCCTGGAAGAGTATGCCGGAATACACACCAGATTGATACTCAGGTCAATACGGGTAGAAGCAGACTATGACGCCGGGCATAAGCAAGATAGCGCGAACCGGTAG